The following coding sequences lie in one Megalodesulfovibrio gigas DSM 1382 = ATCC 19364 genomic window:
- a CDS encoding diguanylate cyclase domain-containing protein yields MIFLSGFRVGELLYQGPKSQVYRARRDRDGLPVVLKIPATPEISIRENLRFQHEYDLLSSLQLSRVIKVYDLLQYRTSFAIVEEDFGACDLAHHIEGRRLAPREFLDIAVQMAEALAQLHGQHIIHKDVHLANFLIHPETGVLKLTDFGLSSLIEDEVQEPENPNQIEGNLYFIAPEQSGRMNRGIDSRSDLYSLGVCFYRMLTGELPFTSRDPMELLHAHIARRPVRPHELNPAVPAALSALTMRLLEKMAEDRYQSATGLLHDLETMRTACASGASLFDIRLGQRDVSSQFQVSQKLYGREPEVRRLLDTFERVAGGGAELLLVGGYSGIGKTALVNEVHKGLTRQRGRFISGKHDQFQRSIPFSAFIQAFRQLSHQILSEPEAMVTEWRMALLAALGPNAQVILDVIPEMEHILGPQPPVPDLGPSEAQNRFILCLQRFIGVFARPEHPLVIFLDDLQWADVPSLHLLQKLVGGTDATNLLLLGAYRDNEVSPGHPLMLAARRLHESGVTVHTVTLTPLDFADLCRLVADTLHRPPLEVEELTLLIKEKTGGNPFFVSQMLKELHTRGLFQLDPESGVWVWDMDGIRAMGLTDNVVDLMAGKIGRMAPQTRQALQLAACIGNRFTLPMLAAIHEKSQAHTSEALWEALQAGLLIPSGATFRFLHDRVQQAAYSLIAQEDIAPLHLRIGRLLLRHVGHTQLDDAIFDIVAHFNAALDLVLDPEERLLLLDLNMQAGRKAKASTAYEPALHHFEVAASLMPADGWRTHARTMLDVVREKADVSYLLGDFAQAEALLDQALLHTADRFDKVEVYIQKLIQSNQLGKYNELMDIARDALALFGVDLPQADDAATLARCFAAQMQDYTELLAGRPIAELIHVPDVKDRDQDSIIQLMAILTDGAYIAVPTLFPHLVMDVVTRSMRHGHNALSAIGFAWATVVIVQQQQDYRSAFALGTLSMQLIERFPNPRIQAQITFLYAVCAMHWFLPLADQIEMYKRAYQYGLENGNLVFAGYARTMIPKTVLAASTVDNALEENDISVAFYEKRGSPFYMSERFYSLFLHNLKGEGADPVSLSTPEIDEHAFLTHWQHPDSLFGHGLAYFLTCKLQLLFYFGKTAEAWRFAEAHASWMQYIPILYETTVFSFFCAMAAAELLETTSGTSAGKEGEAARSEEQDEERPRMRARFAASLSEFAVWAENCPENFAWQERLLHAEQARLTGRPQDALELYAQAAEVATRHGHPQGVALARERAALVLRQRGDAEAARAFFEDASFNYYQWGAHAKVLMLRQEIDTCATPGVHSLLESHTLDNSRESNVHYISPSQLLDIGSILKATQAISSEIHQDALLQVIMTSVIENAGAEHGFLLLPSSSEGQDWSVAAMATVEGQQPLDNSPLAGSTLVSEAIARFVIRSRQEIVLHDAGQHPTFQRDPHVVRKHVRSVLCMPLLSQNRLSGVLYLENNLNPGVFAIDRAQTVKMLAAQAAISIENANLYARLVASEQRYRSIFEDASDLIFLTTIDGRVVDVNPACLGMLGYTREELLSLTMADLYVDPQQRVHFQRTIEAVGTVRGFEVKLRRKGGERIEAILAANLRRDAQGRSIGYQGILHDVTATKQAERLREAYSQDLERQVQERTQELSEANDKLQWLSDHDGLTGIANRRKFDAALHAEWNRALRSASPLTLALVDVDNFKAYNDHMGHLRGDDCLRQVAQTLAARVRQSCDLAARYGGEEFAVLLPGLGAASALAVASKLCASIMELGIPHGKSPTADVVTVSMGVATCFPTQALHPEALVQAADANLYQAKRQGRNRAIASSLGVGK; encoded by the coding sequence ATGATATTCCTTTCCGGATTCCGCGTGGGCGAGCTGCTCTACCAGGGGCCCAAAAGTCAGGTATATCGCGCCCGCCGCGACCGCGACGGCCTGCCGGTGGTGCTCAAGATTCCGGCCACGCCTGAAATCTCCATCCGCGAGAATCTTCGGTTTCAGCACGAATACGACCTGCTCTCCTCCCTGCAGCTGTCCAGGGTAATCAAGGTCTACGATTTGCTGCAATACCGGACCAGCTTTGCCATTGTGGAAGAGGATTTCGGAGCCTGCGACCTGGCCCACCACATCGAAGGCCGCCGCCTCGCCCCGCGGGAATTTCTGGACATTGCCGTGCAGATGGCCGAGGCCCTGGCCCAGCTGCACGGGCAGCACATCATCCACAAAGATGTCCATCTGGCGAATTTCCTCATCCACCCCGAAACAGGCGTGCTCAAACTGACGGATTTTGGGCTGTCCTCCCTCATTGAAGACGAGGTGCAGGAGCCGGAAAACCCGAATCAAATCGAAGGCAACCTGTACTTCATCGCCCCCGAGCAGTCCGGGCGGATGAATCGGGGCATCGACAGCCGGTCCGATCTGTATTCCCTGGGTGTCTGCTTCTATAGAATGCTCACGGGGGAGCTGCCGTTCACCTCCCGGGACCCCATGGAGCTGCTGCACGCCCACATTGCCCGGCGGCCCGTGCGGCCCCACGAGCTGAACCCCGCCGTACCGGCGGCGCTTTCCGCCTTAACCATGCGCCTGCTGGAAAAAATGGCCGAGGACCGCTACCAAAGCGCCACCGGCCTGCTGCACGACCTGGAAACCATGCGCACGGCCTGTGCTTCGGGGGCAAGCCTGTTTGACATACGCCTGGGCCAGCGGGACGTGTCGTCCCAGTTCCAGGTCTCGCAAAAGCTCTACGGCAGGGAGCCAGAAGTGCGGCGGCTGCTGGATACCTTCGAGCGCGTGGCCGGAGGTGGTGCGGAACTGCTGCTTGTGGGGGGCTATTCCGGCATCGGCAAAACCGCGCTGGTGAACGAGGTGCACAAGGGTCTGACGCGGCAGCGGGGCCGCTTCATTTCTGGCAAGCACGACCAGTTTCAGCGCAGCATCCCGTTTTCCGCATTCATCCAGGCCTTTCGCCAGCTGAGCCACCAGATTTTGTCCGAACCGGAAGCCATGGTGACCGAGTGGCGCATGGCGTTGCTGGCTGCCCTGGGGCCCAACGCCCAGGTGATTCTGGATGTCATTCCCGAGATGGAGCACATCCTGGGGCCGCAACCGCCCGTCCCGGACCTGGGGCCGTCGGAGGCGCAGAACCGGTTCATTCTTTGCCTGCAACGGTTCATTGGCGTATTCGCCCGGCCAGAGCACCCCTTGGTCATTTTTCTTGATGACCTGCAATGGGCGGATGTGCCGTCGCTCCATTTATTGCAGAAACTGGTGGGCGGGACGGATGCGACGAACCTGCTGCTGCTGGGCGCCTACCGGGACAACGAGGTTTCCCCAGGGCACCCGCTGATGCTGGCTGCCCGCCGTCTGCATGAATCCGGTGTCACGGTACACACCGTGACCCTGACCCCCTTGGACTTTGCCGACCTGTGCCGGCTGGTGGCAGACACCCTGCACCGTCCGCCCCTGGAGGTGGAAGAGCTGACGTTGCTCATCAAGGAGAAGACCGGCGGCAACCCGTTTTTCGTTTCGCAAATGCTCAAGGAGCTGCACACGCGGGGGCTGTTCCAGCTGGATCCGGAATCCGGCGTCTGGGTGTGGGACATGGACGGCATCCGCGCCATGGGGCTCACCGACAACGTGGTGGATCTCATGGCCGGCAAAATAGGCCGCATGGCCCCGCAGACGCGGCAGGCGCTGCAGCTGGCTGCCTGCATCGGCAACCGGTTCACCTTGCCCATGCTGGCCGCCATTCACGAAAAATCGCAGGCGCACACCAGCGAGGCCCTTTGGGAGGCGCTGCAGGCAGGACTGCTCATCCCCTCAGGCGCCACCTTCCGCTTTCTGCACGACCGCGTGCAGCAGGCGGCCTATTCCCTCATCGCCCAGGAGGACATTGCCCCGCTGCACCTGCGCATCGGCCGCCTGCTTCTGCGCCATGTGGGGCACACGCAGCTTGATGACGCCATCTTCGATATTGTGGCGCATTTCAACGCAGCGCTGGATCTGGTTCTGGATCCTGAGGAACGGTTGCTGCTGCTGGATCTGAACATGCAGGCCGGGCGCAAGGCCAAGGCCTCCACCGCGTACGAGCCGGCGCTGCATCATTTTGAGGTGGCCGCCTCGCTGATGCCTGCAGACGGCTGGCGGACGCACGCCCGGACCATGCTGGACGTGGTGCGCGAAAAAGCCGACGTCTCCTACCTGCTTGGCGACTTCGCCCAGGCCGAAGCCCTGCTGGACCAGGCCCTGTTGCACACGGCCGACCGGTTCGACAAGGTGGAGGTCTACATCCAGAAGTTGATCCAGTCCAATCAGCTGGGCAAGTATAACGAGCTGATGGACATCGCCCGGGACGCCCTGGCCCTCTTTGGCGTCGATCTGCCCCAGGCCGATGATGCAGCCACCCTTGCGCGCTGTTTTGCGGCGCAGATGCAGGACTACACGGAGCTGCTCGCCGGACGGCCCATCGCCGAGCTGATCCACGTCCCGGACGTGAAAGATCGGGACCAGGACAGCATTATCCAGCTCATGGCCATTCTGACCGACGGCGCCTACATCGCCGTGCCGACGCTGTTTCCGCATCTGGTCATGGATGTGGTCACCCGGTCCATGCGACACGGCCACAATGCCTTGTCCGCCATTGGCTTTGCCTGGGCCACGGTGGTCATTGTGCAGCAGCAGCAAGACTACCGCAGCGCCTTTGCCCTGGGCACGCTCTCCATGCAGCTCATCGAGCGCTTTCCCAACCCCCGCATCCAGGCGCAAATCACCTTCCTGTATGCTGTGTGCGCCATGCATTGGTTCCTGCCCCTGGCCGACCAGATAGAAATGTACAAGCGCGCCTACCAGTACGGCCTTGAAAACGGCAACCTGGTGTTCGCCGGCTACGCCCGGACCATGATCCCCAAAACTGTCCTGGCGGCCTCCACCGTGGACAACGCCCTGGAAGAAAACGATATAAGTGTGGCCTTTTACGAGAAGCGCGGCTCGCCCTTCTACATGAGCGAACGGTTTTACAGCCTGTTCCTGCACAACCTGAAGGGTGAAGGCGCCGATCCTGTCTCGCTGAGCACGCCAGAGATTGACGAACACGCCTTCCTGACGCACTGGCAGCACCCCGACTCCCTGTTCGGCCATGGCTTGGCCTATTTCCTGACCTGCAAGCTCCAGCTGCTCTTCTACTTCGGAAAGACGGCCGAGGCCTGGCGGTTTGCAGAGGCCCACGCCAGTTGGATGCAGTATATCCCCATTCTGTACGAAACCACGGTGTTCAGCTTCTTTTGCGCCATGGCCGCGGCAGAGCTGCTGGAAACGACCTCAGGCACAAGCGCTGGCAAGGAAGGAGAAGCAGCCAGGAGCGAAGAACAGGACGAGGAACGGCCGCGCATGCGCGCCCGCTTTGCGGCCTCGCTGTCCGAATTCGCCGTCTGGGCAGAGAACTGCCCGGAAAATTTCGCCTGGCAGGAACGCCTGCTGCATGCCGAACAGGCCCGGCTGACCGGCCGGCCCCAGGACGCGCTGGAGCTGTATGCCCAGGCCGCAGAAGTTGCAACCCGGCATGGCCATCCCCAGGGCGTCGCCCTGGCCCGGGAGCGCGCGGCCCTCGTGCTGCGGCAGCGCGGAGACGCAGAAGCGGCCAGGGCCTTTTTTGAAGACGCAAGCTTCAACTATTACCAATGGGGCGCGCACGCCAAGGTGCTCATGCTGCGCCAGGAGATCGACACCTGCGCCACGCCGGGGGTGCATTCCCTCCTGGAGTCCCACACGCTGGACAACTCCCGGGAATCCAACGTCCACTACATCTCTCCTTCGCAACTCCTCGATATCGGCAGCATCCTCAAAGCCACCCAGGCCATTTCCAGCGAGATTCACCAGGATGCGCTGCTGCAGGTCATCATGACCAGCGTCATCGAAAACGCCGGCGCCGAGCATGGATTTCTCCTGCTGCCAAGCAGCTCGGAGGGGCAGGATTGGTCCGTGGCGGCCATGGCCACGGTGGAGGGACAGCAGCCCCTGGACAACAGCCCCCTTGCAGGCTCCACCCTGGTCAGCGAAGCCATTGCGCGATTCGTCATCCGCAGCCGGCAGGAAATCGTATTGCATGATGCGGGGCAGCACCCCACGTTTCAGCGGGACCCGCACGTGGTGCGCAAGCATGTGCGCTCCGTGCTGTGCATGCCACTGCTGAGTCAAAACCGGCTCAGCGGCGTGCTGTACCTGGAAAACAATCTCAATCCCGGCGTGTTTGCCATTGACCGGGCGCAAACCGTCAAGATGCTTGCGGCGCAGGCGGCCATCTCCATCGAGAATGCCAATCTTTACGCCCGTCTTGTCGCCAGCGAGCAACGCTACCGCAGCATCTTCGAAGACGCCAGCGACCTGATTTTCCTCACCACCATAGATGGCCGCGTGGTGGATGTGAACCCGGCCTGCCTGGGCATGCTCGGCTACACGCGAGAGGAACTGCTCTCCCTCACCATGGCGGATTTGTATGTCGATCCCCAGCAGCGCGTCCACTTTCAGCGCACCATCGAAGCAGTCGGGACGGTGCGGGGCTTTGAAGTCAAGCTGCGCCGCAAGGGCGGGGAACGCATCGAGGCCATCCTGGCGGCAAACCTGCGGCGGGACGCGCAGGGGCGCAGCATCGGCTACCAGGGCATTCTGCACGATGTGACCGCCACAAAGCAGGCGGAGCGCCTGCGGGAGGCCTACAGCCAAGACCTGGAACGCCAGGTGCAGGAGCGTACCCAGGAGCTTTCCGAAGCCAACGACAAGCTCCAGTGGCTGAGCGATCACGACGGCCTGACGGGTATTGCCAACCGGCGAAAGTTTGATGCGGCGCTCCATGCCGAATGGAACCGCGCCTTGCGCAGCGCGTCGCCCCTGACACTGGCCCTGGTGGATGTGGACAACTTCAAGGCCTACAACGATCACATGGGCCACCTGCGCGGCGACGACTGCCTGCGTCAGGTCGCCCAAACCCTCGCCGCCAGGGTCAGGCAGTCATGCGATCTCGCCGCCCGCTACGGCGGCGAGGAATTCGCCGTCCTCCTGCCCGGCCTCGGCGCGGCCTCAGCCCTCGCGGTGGCCAGCAAGCTGTGCGCCAGCATCATGGAACTGGGCATCCCCCACGGCAAAAGCCCCACGGCGGACGTGGTGACCGTGAGCATGGGCGTCGCCACCTGCTTCCCAACGCAAGCCCTTCATCCCGAGGCCCTGGTCCAGGCGGCCGACGCCAATCTGTATCAGGCCAAAAGGCAGGGAAGAAACCGGGCAATCGCTTCGTCTTTGGGAGTTGGCAAGTAG
- a CDS encoding methyl-accepting chemotaxis protein — protein sequence MKKLGDISISVRVALVVIAVIVLVSAGIMTSFIVELNEYAALRERATAGSLLGTVKEQQRNYVKQAYSIIEYYHSLSVDEKALQERTRGELKRVVDMVAGQARAFYEAHKDTMPPEALQQGIKDLVRAARFNGDNYIWINDLTPVMIMHPTNPALDGQSIANLKDPNGVVLFQEMVKVCKDKGEGMVRYMWDKPGAPGKPLPKISFVKLDPELGWMFGAGAWLDDVTAAMQVEAKAQVARLRLADGNYFFILDTAAPFPNMVMHPIRPDFNGKRMDDPTYNHASQVEFAGGEQTFPKADKNLMQAMAALARDHTDGYVRYSWTKPMPGGGETAERFPKISYVLMFKPWGWVVGLGDYIDEIDAAVATQTNELNATITGIILKLAAFALVFLLVMAGASLWLVRRMLNRPINAIVAYADAVAQGNLDAPITGTYRAEMGALKSSIEIMVRHLKSELAFAKGILNSVTLPCVVADTQGRISLINRWMAHFIGEKKEPEQYLGRGLQESFSRHGIVQQTMDRAMRQREIITNVEYDGQYGWGERFFVKLDAAPIYDDAGTLLGVFCMLATLTKVKRQQERLAEQNQLIASAAASAEGVARMVSDDAKALAERVAQTNQGVIRQQNRSQETATAMEEMNATVMEVAQNAGAAANLAEHSKDKAREGGLVVQEVQAAVAEVRAVAEVLQQNMARLVHQAEDTGRVLTVISDIADQTNLLALNAAIEAARAGDAGRGFAVVADEVRKLAEKTMVATREVADAIGTIQGGARNSNAEVVKAAEAVERSAQKAGNAEQRLLEIVAMAEETADQVRAIATASEEQSSAAQEISNATEEVSGVASDIRADMDAAIQVVDRLHGQAARLMEIINQMQTAGQHGGEDSDAV from the coding sequence ATGAAAAAGTTGGGGGACATCTCGATCAGCGTCAGAGTCGCGCTGGTGGTCATTGCGGTCATTGTGCTGGTGAGCGCCGGCATCATGACCTCGTTTATTGTGGAACTCAACGAGTATGCGGCCTTGCGCGAGCGCGCCACGGCCGGGTCGCTCCTGGGGACTGTCAAGGAACAGCAGCGCAACTATGTAAAACAGGCCTATAGTATTATTGAGTATTACCACTCCCTTTCCGTGGACGAGAAAGCCCTGCAGGAGCGCACCCGCGGCGAGCTCAAGCGCGTGGTGGACATGGTGGCGGGGCAGGCCAGGGCGTTTTACGAGGCCCACAAGGATACCATGCCCCCGGAAGCGCTGCAGCAGGGCATCAAGGATCTGGTGCGCGCCGCGCGGTTCAATGGGGACAATTACATCTGGATTAATGATCTGACCCCAGTCATGATCATGCATCCCACAAATCCGGCGCTGGACGGCCAGAGCATCGCCAATCTCAAGGACCCCAACGGCGTGGTTCTGTTTCAGGAGATGGTCAAGGTCTGCAAGGACAAGGGCGAGGGCATGGTCCGGTACATGTGGGACAAGCCCGGCGCGCCGGGAAAGCCGCTGCCCAAGATTTCCTTCGTCAAGCTGGATCCGGAACTGGGCTGGATGTTCGGGGCCGGCGCCTGGCTGGATGATGTCACCGCCGCCATGCAGGTTGAAGCCAAGGCCCAGGTGGCGCGTCTGCGGCTGGCAGACGGCAACTATTTTTTCATTCTGGACACCGCCGCACCCTTTCCGAACATGGTCATGCATCCCATCCGGCCGGATTTCAACGGCAAGCGCATGGATGATCCCACCTACAACCATGCCTCGCAGGTGGAGTTTGCCGGCGGCGAGCAGACGTTCCCCAAGGCGGACAAGAACCTGATGCAAGCCATGGCCGCGCTGGCCCGGGACCACACCGACGGCTACGTGCGCTATTCCTGGACCAAGCCGATGCCCGGCGGCGGGGAGACGGCGGAGCGGTTCCCCAAGATTTCGTACGTGCTCATGTTCAAGCCGTGGGGCTGGGTTGTGGGGCTGGGGGATTACATCGACGAAATCGATGCCGCCGTGGCCACGCAAACCAACGAGCTGAACGCCACCATCACGGGAATCATTCTCAAGCTGGCCGCCTTCGCCCTGGTGTTTCTGCTGGTCATGGCCGGGGCGAGCCTGTGGCTGGTGCGCCGCATGCTCAACCGGCCCATCAACGCCATTGTGGCCTATGCGGATGCCGTGGCCCAGGGCAATCTCGATGCACCCATCACCGGCACATACCGGGCAGAGATGGGGGCGCTCAAGTCGTCCATTGAAATCATGGTCCGGCATCTCAAAAGCGAACTGGCCTTTGCCAAGGGCATCCTCAATTCCGTCACCTTGCCCTGCGTGGTGGCGGACACCCAGGGGCGCATCTCCCTCATCAACCGCTGGATGGCCCACTTCATCGGCGAGAAGAAGGAGCCCGAGCAGTACCTGGGCCGCGGCCTGCAGGAGAGCTTCTCCCGTCATGGCATTGTCCAGCAGACCATGGACCGCGCCATGCGGCAGCGGGAAATCATCACCAACGTGGAATATGACGGCCAGTATGGCTGGGGCGAGCGGTTCTTTGTCAAGCTGGATGCCGCCCCCATCTATGACGATGCCGGCACGCTGCTGGGCGTGTTCTGCATGCTGGCCACCCTGACCAAGGTGAAGCGCCAGCAGGAGCGCCTGGCCGAGCAGAATCAGCTCATCGCCAGCGCCGCGGCCTCGGCCGAAGGCGTGGCCCGCATGGTGTCCGACGATGCCAAGGCCCTGGCGGAACGCGTGGCCCAGACCAACCAGGGCGTCATCCGTCAGCAGAACCGCTCCCAGGAAACCGCCACTGCCATGGAAGAAATGAATGCCACGGTGATGGAGGTGGCCCAGAACGCCGGCGCCGCCGCCAACCTGGCCGAGCACTCCAAGGACAAGGCCCGCGAGGGCGGTCTGGTGGTGCAGGAAGTGCAGGCTGCCGTGGCCGAGGTGCGCGCCGTGGCCGAGGTGCTGCAGCAGAACATGGCCAGACTGGTGCATCAGGCGGAAGATACCGGCCGCGTGCTGACGGTGATTTCCGACATCGCCGACCAGACCAACCTGCTGGCCCTCAATGCCGCCATCGAGGCGGCCCGTGCCGGGGACGCCGGCCGCGGGTTCGCCGTGGTGGCGGATGAGGTGCGCAAACTGGCGGAAAAGACCATGGTGGCCACCAGGGAAGTGGCGGATGCCATCGGCACCATCCAAGGCGGCGCACGCAACAGCAATGCAGAGGTGGTCAAGGCCGCAGAAGCCGTGGAGCGCAGCGCCCAGAAGGCCGGCAATGCCGAGCAGCGGCTGCTGGAAATCGTGGCCATGGCCGAGGAGACGGCGGATCAGGTGCGGGCCATTGCCACGGCCTCGGAAGAGCAGTCCTCCGCAGCCCAGGAAATCAGCAACGCCACCGAAGAGGTGAGCGGCGTGGCCTCGGACATCCGCGCAGACATGGACGCCGCCATCCAGGTGGTGGACCGTCTGCACGGGCAGGCAGCCCGGTTGATGGAAATCATCAATCAGATGCAGACCGCCGGACAACACGGCGGCGAGGATTCGGACGCGGTGTAG
- a CDS encoding response regulator transcription factor — MALILVVDDSDIIRMMLREFLEAEGHQVLEAADGLQGVAQAGQQTVDLAIVDIFMPGKEGLSTIKELKAARPQLPVVAISAGSTFTDTETLDWAKDYGADRTMPKPLDRQIVIATVRELLAAR; from the coding sequence ATGGCTCTCATTCTTGTTGTTGACGATTCGGATATCATCCGCATGATGCTCAGGGAGTTTCTGGAGGCAGAAGGCCATCAGGTGCTGGAGGCCGCCGATGGGTTGCAAGGCGTGGCCCAGGCCGGCCAGCAGACGGTGGATTTGGCCATTGTGGACATCTTTATGCCCGGCAAGGAAGGTCTGTCCACCATCAAGGAACTCAAGGCGGCGCGGCCGCAGCTGCCCGTGGTGGCCATCAGCGCCGGCAGCACCTTCACCGATACCGAAACCCTGGACTGGGCCAAGGACTACGGCGCGGATCGGACCATGCCCAAGCCGCTGGACCGGCAGATCGTCATCGCCACGGTGCGGGAACTGCTGGCAGCGCGCTGA
- a CDS encoding lipopolysaccharide biosynthesis protein — translation MPTPPKATPPAPSHSIFRKSAYLLGAHGLRETLQSLFLILLARMYSPDVYGQFMLALNMGAILLFIAEFGLNQHLATLLARKADYPSTILKQITVVKGLLLGVSWLGMIGFILWQEYSFNLAMLVIIVATGVGLEAMASSYYVACQLLDRQDVESKWRAVASVLSFGYGIAALLMGASALAVSWFKLIETAAASAGAVFATLRRSRAKFRLRQFRTIWHTWRGGITYTIMAVAAIFYNKMNVFFLQKYGGSQAVAQYSVTWQVVDFVAILVSGTLLRRVLFPLFVKLWVTNKPEFSRLARNTSRWLLAVAIPVSFLLAVEADRLIPLVFGNNFPDAIWMQHYLVGTILAAFLHNLAHYLMISIQRERLLLIFYLTGLALNLVLCMLLIPPYPLLGTALSILLTKVAVCIMTVGFCQWRLRMIPGRSLFHMILATLLGLALYLLGLDHLFREAAEALAVLPVAVLAWRWRKALDEQTIKVV, via the coding sequence ATGCCCACACCCCCCAAGGCCACGCCGCCCGCACCGTCCCACAGCATTTTCCGCAAGAGCGCCTACCTGCTTGGCGCCCATGGCCTGCGCGAGACGCTGCAATCGTTGTTTCTCATTCTGCTGGCGCGCATGTACTCCCCGGACGTGTACGGGCAGTTCATGCTGGCGTTGAACATGGGGGCCATTCTGCTGTTCATCGCCGAATTCGGCTTGAACCAGCACCTGGCCACCCTGCTGGCCCGCAAGGCGGACTATCCGTCCACCATTCTCAAGCAGATCACCGTGGTCAAAGGGTTGCTGCTGGGGGTTTCCTGGCTGGGGATGATCGGGTTCATCCTCTGGCAGGAATATTCCTTCAACCTGGCCATGCTGGTGATCATCGTGGCCACGGGCGTGGGGCTGGAGGCCATGGCCAGCTCGTATTACGTGGCCTGTCAGCTGCTGGACCGGCAGGACGTGGAAAGCAAGTGGCGCGCCGTGGCCAGTGTGCTCAGCTTCGGGTACGGCATTGCCGCCCTGCTCATGGGGGCTTCGGCGCTGGCGGTGTCCTGGTTCAAGCTCATTGAGACGGCGGCGGCCTCGGCCGGGGCGGTGTTCGCCACCTTGCGACGCTCGCGGGCCAAGTTCCGCCTGCGCCAGTTCAGAACCATCTGGCATACCTGGCGCGGGGGCATCACGTACACCATCATGGCGGTGGCGGCCATCTTCTACAATAAGATGAACGTCTTTTTCCTGCAGAAGTATGGTGGCTCCCAGGCGGTGGCCCAGTACAGCGTCACCTGGCAGGTGGTGGACTTTGTGGCGATTCTGGTTTCCGGCACGCTGCTCAGGCGGGTGCTGTTCCCGCTGTTTGTCAAGCTCTGGGTCACCAACAAGCCGGAATTCTCCCGGCTGGCCCGCAACACCTCGCGTTGGCTGCTGGCCGTGGCCATCCCCGTCTCCTTTCTGCTGGCCGTGGAGGCAGACCGGCTCATTCCCCTGGTGTTCGGCAACAACTTCCCGGACGCCATCTGGATGCAGCATTATCTGGTGGGCACCATCCTGGCGGCGTTCCTGCATAATCTGGCCCACTACCTGATGATTTCCATCCAGCGCGAGCGGCTGCTGCTCATCTTCTATCTGACCGGGCTGGCCCTGAATCTGGTGCTGTGCATGCTGCTCATACCGCCCTACCCGCTGCTGGGCACGGCATTGTCCATCCTGCTCACCAAGGTGGCGGTATGCATCATGACGGTGGGGTTCTGCCAGTGGCGGCTGCGGATGATCCCCGGCCGATCCCTGTTCCACATGATCCTGGCCACGCTGCTGGGTCTGGCCTTGTATCTGCTGGGACTGGACCACCTGTTCCGCGAGGCGGCAGAGGCCCTGGCTGTGCTGCCCGTGGCCGTGCTGGCCTGGCGCTGGCGCAAGGCCCTGGACGAACAGACCATCAAGGTGGTGTGA